A segment of the Mastacembelus armatus chromosome 7, fMasArm1.2, whole genome shotgun sequence genome:
CCCCTCCGACCAGGAGCCCATGAGCTCCAGACCAAAGATCCAGGTAGGTTCACATGTGACTTAAGAGTCAGTCAAAGCACACAGAGCAGCCAGAAGCACAACGGGTCTAGAGCTTCagcactgtctgtgtgtttgcaggccGCATGTTTCGCAGCACTGGGCTTCATATTCATGACCATGAGCCTGACATTCATTGTGCTCGACTGGATAAGCGGAGAAAACCGAAGTCTTGGTGGCCATTAAAGTGCACCCTCCCACCcccgcccacacacacacacacacacactgctgcgTCCCCTGGATTCAACCTGCTGCTGAGGGCTCGGGGCTGCAGTGGGACTACTCCAGTGTGAAAGGAGCCCAGTTTGGTCCCCAGCCTGGTTGATAGACACCACCAGGATCCATCACAGGTGGTGTTTGTTCTATTCTGCATGAAGAGCTGAGGAACATGTTGCACCTCAATGTGCTCAATGTGGTGTACAGTAACTGCAATGACAAAAGCAAATTGGGCAAAAACAGCTGTTTAATGGAGAACATTTATTTGGTGCTACTGGGGATGCTTGATAACAATGCTATTCAAAAATAGATCCCGTCATGGTATTTAACACTAAAGTCCATTTATTTGTGCTCACAGAGCCATAAGGAATgagcaaagcaaacaaatgcaTTCAGATAATTCACTTAATTTGATGAACTGTGTCATGTAATTCTGCACAGCAGCATTTGGCaaactgggggggggggaattCTTCTTTCAGCCAAAGTCCAACATCATATTTAATTCAACTGTGAACCACGTAagctttattaaaacatttgtgaaTTTATTCTGGAGCGCATATGTGATAttgtttaacaaaaataaaaaaaaaactaaaaaaaaaaaaaaaatctaacttgtctgttttatttgtaagaGACTGATTTTTAAGCACATTCAGTTACAGCTGATCTTCAGGTTTGTAAGGCACCTTTATCTAAGCTGGTGCCTTATTGACAACAATACTTTGCTGATGGGGCTGGACAACTTAAATGGACTACATTCAAATGCCATTCACTCAGCATATTCAGCTCAAATATAGTCATGACGACAAGGACCTGCTAATGTCAGAAAACGGTGGAATACTTCCTGTATTAAAAATTCCAAGTCaaagatttgatttttaatCAAGATTTCTTATCAAAACGTTTCGTACAGCAAAATGAAGGACTCCGGGTTTGAAAAGAAGAGGTCTGACAGCTCCCTCCGCTGTCCACTGATCGCACCAGTGTCCAGCCACAGAAATCACAAACCGACACCTGTCCTCTCCATGCAAACACTCTGTGCATTAAAGTGGTACAAAAATCAGCCTGGTTTTGGCAACAGAGGGCGGTGTTAGTGAACAGCAGGCTCTTCAGTTTGAAGCCTGCAGCGCTGTTTCCATCTGTGCAGCAGCTTCAGCCCCAGCAGGCACAGCAGAGCAAACCACGGTTCCCTTCAACCCTCCCGGACTTTGGCAGCAAGCGCGGAGTTCTCCTGTCGAATGGCCTTGTAGTCGTCCAGAATCCTCTCCAGGTTAGCCACAGTTTTATTCCCATTCTCTGTCTCGATCTGTGGGTAATTTAAGACACCAGGGacaatgtgttaaaatgacTATATCTCTGCACAAGCTGCTGCAAATTAACCAATGCAACCTCCTCCTACTGCCACAATGccaggatttatttttttttgtgtgtctaaTGGGAGGAAGTAATTCAGTACATTTAGTTAAGTTACTGTACTGAAAAACagttctgaggtatttgtactttacttatttccatgttgtgctacttcatccttggaccTCACTACACGTCAGAaccaaaccttgtactttttcctgcacTATATCTACCTGataacattagctccacctttaccagctgcaattttaaaagtgatgaacacaataatgcatcaataattataaACAGGATTTTTACACATCTTCCACTGATGTGATCTATTTAAGTTTCCTAATGCTTGGtgctaatgctaacgctaaGTTAGAAAAATATCCCACCTGCTCCTCTAGATCTCGGATCTCTCGTAAAATTGTCCCGGTGTCCTCAATGGTTTGGATCAACTGATTGCAGTTCtaaggaaaaaaaggaagatgGGAAAATAACATGCAACATGTTCTTGGATAACGATGCCAGGTAGGATgaaatctaataaaaacatgatgACGTACTTCATGCAGGGCAGCCAGGTACTTGTAGGATTTTCGGACGGATTCATCTTTTTTGGCGTCCTAATCACAACAAAAAAGAATTATTCCATACAACAAGagtccaaaaacacaaactgtgtaCTGAAAACAACCATTTCAGGAATCACAGGATTATAGAGTCCCTGTGCTGGTTCTGGAAAATACTGCAGCCTGTTCCTGTTTTGGATGTATTGTGTAGTAAACAGAACTTCAGGTTGTTAAGTAGGTGTTTCAGCAGAGGTCATGTTATCCTGGTTCTGTTATTTTGATGGACATGTTTACGTAGCGTGAGCAGCTGAAGACATAACTGTGGACTCAGCTGCTCTGGATTAGTGTTGGTTCCTCAGCAACAGATCATCATTTGTCCTGTGCAGCAGACTGTATCACACCACTGCCCTGTGCTGGATCAGCTGTTGTTCTATTTCATGTGTTCTTGACAGCCATCTATTTGCGATGTGCTGTTGTGTTTAGTTCTGTGTAACTGTCCACTTTCCATTTGAAAGGAATAAACGAAAAGAAATAAAACGTCTGCTACCTTAAAGATGAGCTCATCAGTCACAGCGAAGGTCCTGTCCAGTTTTCCAGTCAGGTTGTTGATCTCCTTCTGCAGCTCCTTGGTGTCTGATAAAATCTGCCAGGGAAAGTCAGCACAGTGTTGATGAGGAGTTTTACAGCAGTAACGTCACTGAAATGAACTGACTTCCTTTCAAAAAGCTCCCTGGGCCGTGACACCGCTCTGAGGAGGATTTCTCATTGGCTGCACTGAAATCCACCTTCCTGTGATTTGCTTTTAGCCTTACTTTTGTTATTTCCTCCTTCTGTTTCTTGATGTTGCTGACGATCTCTAAAATCCGCTGCGTGTACGCCGAGCGAGACACGTCCTGAGAGAGATTCTCTAACTCTGTGACCTACGTTGGATCAGgcaaaatacaaaaagacaaagacacatttagCACATTCAGCAAAGTGCCAAAGGCACACCAAAGGTTGTGCGTACAAGTTAGCTGCAAATCAGGCTGCCAAAGAATTTCAAACCTTAcatgacatttcatttaataaagATCAGTATAAGTAGAGTGTTCGAATTCAAACCAGCTGTAacttcaattttatttatttttttaccagCTGTTTGTAcatttcctccttcttcttggcctcctctgTAGACACACGGATTTTTTCATGCAGAGACTTGATTTCAGACAGCTTTCTGGACGACTCCAACTGAAGAAAAAGGAGACAAGCAAAGGGAATTTAAATTCAAGTGTAAGGTTTGATGCCCCGTTAGAGAGTCTGTGCATTGCTGCTTACATCCTGGTTGCTGCAGATTTCTTTGAGCCTGCGGTGCTCGTCAATGAGTGGAGCGCGGTGTTTCTCCCACTGAGAGGCCAGGTTCACCACCCGATTAGCGCTGGCCTCCACCAGAGCCTGGATGAAGGAACACATGGGTTTTCATTAAATCAGAGTGCTGTCCTGAGTGTGTAGATGTGCCCACAGAGCAGCCATCAGTCCTCTTACCTGAAGCTTCAGTAGGTTGTTGTCCGCGTCTGGCAACAGGTCAATCGTTTTGTTCTTCACCTgcttcctctcttccttttcaGAGTTTCCCAGCACTCTCTGCTTCAACTCATCCAGCACCTACACCAAACATGACACAACCGTTATAAAGGAGGTTCAGTTTGCTTTCCCTCCTGGTGCTGTTTCATCTGGTGTAAATACAGTAATCACACCCAGGTGTGAACCAAAACAATCACAGCAAGACCTCAAAAACAGGTGGTCTCAATCCAAATCATCTGGTGACTTGTAGGGAGATCCTCCCAGTGAGAAAGTAAGCAAATCAAAACTGCACCAAAAAGCTATGAATCACAGTGTTTTCCAGCCATAGCCACTCTTCAGGTCAGACTATATGATTTACCTAAAGTGGTAAATGCAGGAAAAGTAATAAACAATCAGCAGGGCGGTGAGCGACCCAATCAACTAATCAAAGACACAGCTGAGAGAGCAACCCCCCCCCGCCCTCCCCAAATATATATTTGCCCATCAGGTTTaccaaaggtgtgtgtgttctacCTGTGTATTAGTCACACTCATgtgcttcatgtctgctgtcagcTGGTCGACGTCACTGCACAGCTGCTGGAACTGCTGCTGCAGGGAAGCCAGTTCCTCCTGATGACGGAGCTGGATATCAGCATCCGACTGTCGCCCAGTGGGGATGGAGCTGGTTACTGCTGCCGAATCCTggacatacatacacacatacacacacacacatacacatacagcagTTAGAGGGTTAATGACAGCAGAGACATTTTAAACCATGCTGTAACTTTGCGTTTTGCTGGTGGAGTCCTCACCGGAGTGAAGGTGAACTTTTGAGTGTGGGTGAAGTGGGTGCCCTTGGACAGGATCTGTTCAGGAGGAGCAGAGCCTCTGAAGGTCTGCAGCAGCTCCCCCAGGTCGGAGGTGGAGCGGGGACCACCAAAGGAACTTTCAGGATGAGGTAGTGCAGCAGAACGCAGCTGCTCCTCAATGCGTTTCCGCAGCCGGGTCAGTTTCCTGGAGCGGTATTCCTgttcacagacagacaaactTATTTAACATGGCAGTTATATATCTACAGGGAGAAATTACATCCTTTATTCCACTGCATAgtcatttttatataaacatgGTAACAAATGGAAAGGAAAAATCTGAACTGTCCCTTCGTATCCTGAGGGGACAGGTCTACGTCTGAAACGTAAATGTGAGTGTTGGTGATTTGCCTGTGGAGTGAGGCGAGACAGGAGGCCCTGATTGTTCCACTCAGTGTCCCACTCCTGAGCTGCACTCAGCTCGGCAGTGTGCTGCTCCATCAGGGATGCCATCACAGAGGCATGATGGGAAGCCTGAGCAGTCACAGGAGGAAGAATGTCTCGCCAATAGTCCATCACCTCTGAAACCACAACGCacgcaaaaacacacacacacatgcaacttAGCTACgtaaacaaaatctgacttgaCTGCATCCCTGGCaatcatgaagaaaaaaaaaacattttcattcttaGGAAGGTTACTGCAAATTTTGAAATTCTAACAATGACAATAAGCCACTGATGGACTGTGGCGAAACAGGAAACTTATGCAATATGAACACGGTGCACGTGACCCACCTTTCCGCTGCTTCTGTCCTGCAGCTTTAGTGCAGTATGGCAAACTGAGCGGCTGAACGTGGAAACTGTGCAACGTTTCTGGACCctaaacaggaagaaaatgttGCGGGTCAGAATCCAGGCAGTCACTCTACACAGGTCTCATTGGTAAACAAAAGTTGCATATGTGTCCCATATAGCTGCAAACAGTGATGAAGGTGGTACTGAGAtgctttattaaaataaacatagcAATACTACAGCATAAAAATACCCTGTTAAAACTAATAATCTAccattaattatattaattaggtaaaagtataaaagttatacatttaaaacataaaaatgacaatttaaaacTAGAATTCACAGAATCCACCTGTCAGAATTAGACTTTTATACAAATCAATAGCAAATTATTTCCCTCAAAGAATTTGAGGTATAAGTAAAGTTTAGAGATAGATGTGTATTTCTGTGGCTAGTTTGGTTCATCTAAATACACCTGGTTTGCCTTTTACACCAACCATGCCAACATCCCATGTACAaccatgtttaaaaaaaagcctttttcgGACACTAAGATGCATCTTTAAAGTGTTTACTTGAGTTTCTTCATGCAGCGGCAGTCTGCAGTTTGCAGGCAGCCAGGGCACAGCCAGCTGGGCTCTGATGGCAGCAGCAATGGCTCTCTGCAGGACCACAGATTTACCTGGGTGACGAGAAGAAGTGTTTCTAAATCTGTTCCTGTCACGGTGCGGTGTCTTCTTTTAAACACCTCGCTGCTGAAATCAAATTTTACTTCGTAGTTCTGACACAGAGCTACGTCAACTTGTTAAAACAAgctttgttttagttatttttgacaAAACAGTGCCAGGTTCTTCGGAGTCAAGTCTCATCATCAGTGCAAAGATTTTACATGACATCTACAAAACCAGGATAAGAGTAGCTTGTGTCATTGCACAAATAAGACAAGTGAGACAATACATGTCATAATTTAATGATGTAGGTAGACTGtgtgcttctgtctctctggaGTGAGATGACACAAACTGTGTGGATGACACAGCGAGTGAGGGGGTCCGTACCTGTGGGCTGGTCTGAGGCCTCAGCGCTCTCTCTGGGCAGCTTCTCCACCAGGAACATGAGGAGGGAGCGGATCTCCGGCTCGTTGCTGTACAGAAAAGTCTGGTAGCCGATCTCTCCTTTGTAACCGAGGTCCTGCAAACCAACACGACATGTGAGGAACAGAACCGAGGAACTGCAGGTAGTGTTCCAGCTGAGCCCACGTCTACATTTACCCTTTAATGTCAGTAGTTCTAAGTATcatacacaaaaatgaatgGATTCAGGACACAAAGGGTCATAAACTGTACTTAGGTCTTCACTTGGTTGTGATTGCAAAGATTGGGTCCTAACTCAGAGGAGTGTTACCTGACAGGCTTGTGCCAGGCTCATGCCCACTCTGAAACGGGCAGACATGCCTGGAGGAAGGGAGATGGGCAGAGCTCCGCCCAGGCCTGGATCGATCACCCGGATACATCTGACCACAGCCTCCACTATCAGCTCACTGCTGAACTGTTTGACACTGTCGACCTCCTCACTCACCTCACTGTGGGTCACAATGAGACACTTCActttgcatgattttttttgggggggggggggggttgtgaTACATTTGCAGTCATTTAGAAacattcacatttcagtttatCCCCGTGGAGTAAATAACATGCAAACTGCAATAAGTGAAGGGCGCTGATCATGTGATGGGCCGAGCTGCTGTTGATCACACGCAGGGCTCGTGACTGACAGCACCGACTCCCACCCTGACCAGCTGACAGCTCACCTGAGTAACGCACAGGTACCTCGGCGTGGTGCACACCTGCAAACTGAACAACCAAATGCTGCTGGTACTTACGTGCCCACTTGTTTGAGGGCGTGAATCAAAATTTTGTCAACTTCCTCCATCGCTGAAGAGTCTCTGGAGATAAACGAGCTAACAGAcgggggtttttttttaatcaacagcTAAAATCAGCTGCAGTTAGCTTCCATCTTCTGTTAGCTACGAACTAACGTTAGCTACGAGTTAATTAGCAAAGCCAATCCTCTCCTCCATGTCCAAGCCAGCTGCTTTTCTCCGATGCACAAGACGCTTCtgactataaatctgcttttaaTGTACCGGAAGAGTCTGTTCGCTGATGAAAACTTAACCTGATCGCGGTTTTCTGCTACAAACGCACCGATTCTGACATTTGTGTGGAAAAGAACTAACATCGGAATATGGCAGCGGGGTTTCTGGGAGATGAGGTTTCTTCCGGATTTACCATAGTCGAGAACAAACTGGAATTTCCCAACCATAAAACTACTTTACCCAGCATGCACGACTAGAAACCGTCTTATGACCGGAAAGGTGCTGGACAGTTGGATGGATTTGCTTGGGAAGCTGTTAAATTCTTTGCACCAGTTGATCTTGTTTTCTAAAGTAATCtaaattaatgtaatgtaatctaAATGGATCCCTTTTGTGCAGTTTACAGGCTTACTTTTCTTTTCAGgttcaaatgaataaaacaggATACAGCATAATGAAAACTTTACTGATCCCGTTGGAAAACTCACGTTAGTTACAAAGCAGTATGCAAATTACTTCAAATTATGACGAAAAAcgctttcagtttttatttttatttatagtacAATGAACGAATGAGAAAAAcgcattttttgcttttatttaccCATATACTTACTTACAAAATAGTCCTGTGCTTtttctatttgttattttaaattagaataCAAATGTTCAATGAGTACAGTTACATTTTGGGATTTTTATGTCCATGTTCGTTTTGCCTTTTCTGTGTAGAAATAAGAATCATGTATAGGACGTGACTGGGATTTTCACAGAAAAATCTCCGCTGTATCAACTCTGGCTTGTCTGGGATGGTTCACTTATACGTCAAGTATATTTCCTGATAATACGTTTTGTAACTAATTTTCTGATAATACTTTTTGTAACGAGTATTTTACACTATGGTATTTCTATATTGAAGTAAGGCAGGGCTCCTGTTTGTCCAGTAGGTGTCGCTAATGCCGCTGTGAACCGCCTGTAAAACCTCAGCAGAAGAAGTCACGAACTAGAAGAACTCGGCCAGTGTTTGCCATTAGTGCTATGGATCCGTTAATATTGATCACCATGTCGGCgtaggaagaaaacaaaaccccGAACAACCATCCTTTTCTGACCCGGAGTCTTTAAAATGGCAGGCGAGGAGGAGAGGGCGGTGGTTCGTGTCAAAGTCAAGGTGGGTATATCGAGCTTTGGGCAGCTAATTGTCCGCCAACGTCAGCTACTTGACCAGCTAGCTAGCAATCCCGTTATCCAGTttgttgaactgtgtgtgtgatatttgttATTTTGGTGTCAAATTCACGTTTTAGCGCTACGCGtcaatataaacataaatatgaataaacacCCGTGTAGTGAAGGGTGTTTAATGAGAGCTGCCCGCTTATTTATCCGTTTTGTTTATCGTCAGAATCGTTTGCTTGGCTGAATGCTGTTTATAGCAGTCACTTCTTTCTGCCCCGTTATTCTGACAGACACTTTGGCAATTTCccagtcaaataaaaacatgaaaatatccAGGCTCCAGTCTAAAGCTTTAGTAAACCTCACAGACTTGAGTTGACGTCACCTGCTCAGCAGACGCGTGCGTGCGTCCATGCGTGCATGCGTGAACGCGACAGCACGTCGTGACGTCTGTTGTTACCTGGGGTAGAGGTGGTCTGATCAATAACACTAAGCTTGTTATTGTTCGGAGGGTTTGCTATAAGAAATTCAGAACCTGGCATCTTTATATTGGTAGCACATTTAAACAGGCAAAATAGTATTAACGTTCAAGACGATAAGCAATAAATAACAGGCTGAAATTAAGTTAAAATATAATCAAGTATAAATGCTTTAAATGAGatcaaatatataatatgaaaattaaaaaaaataaaagggtaAATGAAGAAATACTGCTATACTGCAGTAATTCACTGTTGCCTTAAATGCAACAAAGGCAGAAAAGCACAGCAGAGCTTTCAGTTCTGGGACTGACTGAAGGTCATCAGGAAACTGCTTCGATCTGTGAGCAGCTAAAAGTAGCTTCACCGTGTGTTCACCTGGCTGTGCATTCTACCAGCAGGCTGCTTCCTAATGATCTAAGAGTCTGCCGTCCCATAATGCAGTGCACAATGTGACAGTAATGAAACTTGAAAGAACATTTCTGTGAACTTTTTGTTATATTTACAAATTTGCTCTCTATGTGAGTCTGTGTGCTCAATGTCTACCCTGCAAAACGGTGTGGTAATCCAATCCTGTACGACAACCACCGAAGAAGtagattaaaaacagcagcatatttACTATGTCCTACTgttcataataaaataacatgagcttaacctttatttgtcccacaatggagAAATTCACATTTGAAGTGTTATTGAGATTTGTTTTCACTCTGTTCATATTTTCCATGGATTCGTCAGTGATGATGTAATGCTTTTCAGAAATGTGATGGGGTGCTTCCTGTGGAGTTTCGCTCCTTCGCTGTTGATCCTCAGATAACATCACTGGAGGTCCTGCAACACATTCTCATCAGAGCGTTCGATTTGAACGGGTGAGAGCAATGACGCTAAACAATGGCGATCCGAGTTCATCCTAGTCACAACACGTGtgtcagcattttcttttttgttggtCTTTCAAAGCAGGAAGCGGAATTTTGGGATCAGTTACCTGTCCAGAGATCGGAGCGATGCTGAAATGTATCTCTCCCTGCTGTCTGACTGGGACTTGGATGTGGCATTTGTCAGTGCAGCCAAACCTCATCTGCAACTCAAGATGGACATAAAACCTTCAGAAGACAGTAAGCACACCAGCATGACCCTAAAGTAACCAACAGAaactcacatttaaaatgtcaaattttgtCAGTGTGAAGAAACAGAGATTAGTGTGAAATGTTGTAGGCGACTATggttaaaacacagacagaaatgggTTTGGGACATGTTGTagtatttaattattaatggtttctgttttccaaATGTAAAACGGTACATCAAGAAGAGCAGGGAGGAAGTACGATAAATGTACTAGTGTTTTACAGGAATAAAGGAATGTGAAAACGGAAGACTGGACCACCCTTTGATGTGACGTGCATTAGGAAAGGACCTGTTACTGATCCTCCTATGtgaaaataacagtttttatcTGGGCAACCGAagactgattaaaaaaatgatttat
Coding sequences within it:
- the ccdc22 gene encoding coiled-coil domain-containing protein 22 — protein: MEEVDKILIHALKQVGTEVSEEVDSVKQFSSELIVEAVVRCIRVIDPGLGGALPISLPPGMSARFRVGMSLAQACQDLGYKGEIGYQTFLYSNEPEIRSLLMFLVEKLPRESAEASDQPTGKSVVLQRAIAAAIRAQLAVPWLPANCRLPLHEETQGPETLHSFHVQPLSLPYCTKAAGQKQRKEVMDYWRDILPPVTAQASHHASVMASLMEQHTAELSAAQEWDTEWNNQGLLSRLTPQEYRSRKLTRLRKRIEEQLRSAALPHPESSFGGPRSTSDLGELLQTFRGSAPPEQILSKGTHFTHTQKFTFTPDSAAVTSSIPTGRQSDADIQLRHQEELASLQQQFQQLCSDVDQLTADMKHMSVTNTQVLDELKQRVLGNSEKEERKQVKNKTIDLLPDADNNLLKLQALVEASANRVVNLASQWEKHRAPLIDEHRRLKEICSNQDLESSRKLSEIKSLHEKIRVSTEEAKKKEEMYKQLVTELENLSQDVSRSAYTQRILEIVSNIKKQKEEITKILSDTKELQKEINNLTGKLDRTFAVTDELIFKDAKKDESVRKSYKYLAALHENCNQLIQTIEDTGTILREIRDLEEQIETENGNKTVANLERILDDYKAIRQENSALAAKVREG